From Streptomyces sp. NBC_00370, a single genomic window includes:
- a CDS encoding sensor histidine kinase produces MLAIVLIAFAGAAAAGLVGAVALRLLRDRSVTVGLTVVAAVAVTAMLAGTLGVAQAMFLSRHDLSVVTTVTAMAAAVSLATALLLGRWVVARSRDLALAARSFGDGGSFDAPGGPATAELTELSRELAATSAKLAVSRERERALETSRRELVAWISHDLRTPLAGLRAMSEALEDGVVPDQARYFRQISAEVARLDSMVGDLFELSRIHAGSLALTPTRMSAYDLVGEALAGADPVAREHGVRLVGADVEAVPIEVDGKEMTRVLANLLINAIHRTPADGTVAVAAELRAGSVVLSVTDGCGGIPAEDLARVFDTGWRGTEARTPPGGAGLGLAIVRGIVEAHAGRAAVRNVAGGCRFEVTLPAPAVG; encoded by the coding sequence ATGCTCGCCATCGTGCTGATCGCCTTCGCCGGCGCAGCCGCCGCAGGCCTGGTCGGAGCGGTCGCGCTGCGGCTGCTGCGGGACCGCTCGGTCACCGTCGGGCTGACCGTGGTCGCCGCCGTCGCCGTCACCGCGATGCTCGCCGGGACGCTGGGCGTCGCCCAGGCGATGTTCCTGTCCAGGCACGACCTGTCGGTCGTCACCACGGTCACAGCGATGGCGGCCGCGGTCTCGCTCGCCACCGCGCTGCTGCTGGGCCGCTGGGTCGTCGCCCGCAGCCGCGATCTGGCCCTCGCCGCCCGGTCGTTCGGCGACGGCGGCAGCTTCGACGCGCCCGGCGGCCCGGCCACGGCCGAACTCACCGAGCTGAGCAGGGAGCTGGCGGCGACCAGCGCGAAGCTCGCCGTCTCGCGGGAGCGTGAGCGGGCCCTGGAGACCTCGCGGCGCGAGCTGGTCGCCTGGATCTCGCACGACCTGCGCACCCCGCTGGCCGGGCTCCGCGCCATGTCGGAGGCGCTGGAGGACGGTGTGGTGCCGGACCAGGCCCGGTACTTCCGGCAGATCAGCGCCGAGGTGGCCCGGCTCGACTCGATGGTCGGCGATCTCTTCGAACTCTCCCGTATCCACGCGGGTTCGCTCGCCCTCACGCCGACCCGGATGTCGGCGTACGACCTGGTGGGGGAGGCGCTGGCGGGCGCCGATCCGGTGGCCAGGGAGCACGGGGTACGGCTGGTCGGCGCCGATGTCGAGGCCGTCCCGATCGAGGTGGACGGCAAGGAGATGACGCGGGTCCTCGCCAATCTGCTGATCAACGCCATCCACCGGACCCCGGCCGACGGCACGGTCGCCGTCGCGGCCGAGCTGCGCGCCGGTTCCGTCGTGCTCTCCGTCACCGACGGCTGCGGCGGTATCCCGGCCGAGGACCTGGCCCGGGTCTTCGACACCGGCTGGCGGGGTACCGAGGCCCGTACGCCGCCGGGCGGCGCCGGCCTGGGGCTCGCGATCGTCCGGGGCATCGTGGAGGCCCACGCGGGCCGCGCAGCCGTCCGCAACGTGGCGGGCGGCTGCCGGTTCGAGGTGACGCTCCCGGCGCCCGCTGTGGGCTGA
- a CDS encoding YihY/virulence factor BrkB family protein translates to MQAAKETPERPSGRLHRARVLYRNVSKRKMAWLLLKDTVNSCMEYRILGLAAEAAFFTLLSLPPLLLGMIGLLGYVDDWTNTTTVASLEKSILSAVGTVLSDRGVNQIAKPLLADINHGGRPDVISIGFAIALWSGSRAVNVFVDTITVMYGLDGRRGIVATRLLAFLLYLAALVIGSVVLPLAVVGPDRVVEFVPGGTEVVSILYWPVVSLLSIAFLTTLYHVSVPARSAWLEDVPGALVALAIWVLGSFLLRIYLTSTVEGPTIYGSLAAPIAVLLWIGISAFAVLVGAAVNAAIDRVWPSLATAAARASNERLRAAHAAELMARAAAAGPPADEEAGADPDMPSEFPERWSRFLPPDDVKSRVRSRLHAPRHKNHKH, encoded by the coding sequence GTGCAGGCAGCAAAAGAAACACCCGAGCGGCCATCGGGGCGGCTCCACCGGGCCCGAGTGCTCTACCGCAACGTCTCGAAGCGGAAGATGGCGTGGCTGCTGCTGAAGGACACGGTCAACTCCTGCATGGAGTACCGCATCCTGGGGCTCGCCGCCGAGGCGGCGTTCTTCACGCTGCTCTCGCTGCCGCCGCTGCTCCTCGGCATGATCGGCCTGTTGGGGTACGTGGACGACTGGACCAACACCACGACGGTCGCCTCGCTGGAGAAGAGCATCCTCTCGGCGGTCGGCACGGTCCTCTCCGACCGCGGCGTGAACCAGATCGCCAAACCGCTGCTGGCGGACATCAACCACGGCGGCCGGCCCGATGTCATCTCCATCGGCTTCGCCATCGCCCTGTGGTCGGGGTCGCGCGCGGTCAACGTCTTCGTCGACACGATCACCGTGATGTACGGGCTCGACGGCAGGCGCGGCATCGTGGCGACCCGGCTGCTCGCCTTCCTGCTCTACCTCGCCGCCCTGGTCATCGGCTCGGTGGTGCTGCCGCTCGCCGTCGTGGGACCCGACAGGGTGGTCGAGTTCGTGCCCGGCGGCACGGAAGTCGTCAGCATCCTCTACTGGCCCGTGGTCAGCCTGCTGTCCATCGCCTTCCTCACCACGCTCTACCACGTGTCGGTGCCGGCCCGTTCCGCGTGGCTGGAGGACGTCCCGGGTGCGCTGGTCGCGCTCGCCATCTGGGTGCTCGGCAGCTTCCTGCTGCGGATCTACCTCACCAGCACGGTGGAGGGCCCGACGATCTACGGCTCGCTGGCCGCGCCCATCGCCGTGCTGTTGTGGATCGGTATCTCCGCCTTCGCCGTCCTGGTCGGCGCCGCAGTCAACGCGGCCATCGACCGGGTCTGGCCGTCCCTCGCCACGGCCGCCGCCCGCGCGTCCAACGAACGTCTGCGGGCCGCCCACGCCGCCGAGTTGATGGCCCGCGCCGCCGCCGCTGGCCCCCCGGCCGACGAGGAGGCCGGCGCCGACCCCGACATGCCGTCGGAGTTCCCGGAACGCTGGTCGCGCTTCCTGCCGCCGGACGACGTGAAGTCCCGGGTACGGTCCCGGCTGCACGCCCCACGGCACAAGAACCACAAGCACTGA
- a CDS encoding DUF6597 domain-containing transcriptional factor: MYREWTSRLLEGAVVWTKTVPDRAATAPYPVLPDGCMDLLWADGRLLVAGPDTHAHTGDGLGGSRFTGVRFAPGTAPAVLGVPAHELRDRRVDLADLWPAAGARESVERLAAAADPAAVLEAVAARRAAGSGPPDPLLRAVVEGLDAGRTVAATAEAVGLGARQLHRRSLDAFGYGPKTLARILRLQRALALVRAGTPYAQAALDAGCTDQAHLARETRELAGLTLGAYAALAYSETEQPSGSSTVA; the protein is encoded by the coding sequence ATGTACCGGGAGTGGACGTCGCGGCTGCTGGAGGGCGCCGTCGTCTGGACGAAGACCGTGCCGGACCGTGCGGCCACGGCGCCCTATCCGGTGCTCCCCGACGGCTGCATGGACCTGCTGTGGGCCGACGGCAGGCTGCTCGTCGCGGGGCCCGACACCCACGCGCACACCGGCGACGGGCTCGGCGGCTCCCGCTTCACCGGCGTGCGCTTCGCGCCGGGCACGGCGCCCGCCGTCCTCGGCGTACCGGCGCACGAACTGCGCGACCGGCGGGTGGACCTCGCAGACCTGTGGCCCGCCGCCGGGGCGCGCGAGAGTGTGGAGCGGCTCGCCGCCGCCGCCGACCCCGCGGCCGTCCTGGAGGCCGTCGCCGCGCGCAGGGCCGCCGGGAGCGGGCCGCCCGACCCGCTGCTGCGGGCCGTGGTCGAGGGCCTCGACGCGGGCCGTACGGTCGCGGCGACCGCCGAAGCGGTCGGCCTCGGCGCCCGCCAGCTGCACCGCCGCTCGCTGGACGCCTTCGGGTACGGCCCCAAGACGCTCGCCCGTATCCTGCGCCTGCAGCGCGCCCTGGCGCTCGTACGGGCCGGGACGCCCTACGCGCAGGCCGCGCTGGACGCGGGCTGCACCGACCAGGCGCATCTCGCACGGGAGACGCGCGAGCTGGCCGGGCTCACACTCGGCGCCTACGCGGCGCTGGCGTACAGCGAGACCGAGCAGCCGTCCGGGTCGAGCACCGTCGCGTAA
- a CDS encoding VOC family protein, translated as MTPRLDVIGLVVSDMAASLAFYRRLGVEVPADADTAPHAEAVLPGGVRLLWDTEDVVRSFDPGWTAPREGERLSLAFSCDSPADVDSIYADLTGAGYRGHLKPWDAVWGQRYATVLDPDGCSVSLYASAA; from the coding sequence ATGACTCCACGACTTGATGTGATCGGCCTGGTCGTCTCCGACATGGCGGCCTCCCTCGCGTTCTACCGCAGGCTCGGCGTCGAGGTGCCCGCCGACGCGGACACCGCGCCCCACGCGGAGGCGGTGCTGCCCGGCGGGGTGCGGCTGCTGTGGGACACGGAGGACGTCGTACGCTCCTTCGACCCCGGCTGGACGGCGCCCCGCGAGGGTGAGCGGCTCTCGCTGGCCTTCTCCTGCGACAGCCCCGCCGACGTGGACTCGATCTACGCGGATCTGACCGGCGCCGGGTACCGGGGCCATCTGAAGCCGTGGGACGCGGTCTGGGGGCAGCGTTACGCGACGGTGCTCGACCCGGACGGCTGCTCGGTCTCGCTGTACGCCAGCGCCGCGTAG
- a CDS encoding S1 family peptidase, giving the protein MTFKRFTPLDTLSRRVRLIAVASGLVTAVALAAPTAMAQTAPSASASTLAATSSAVSASAAPGTAWYTDAKTGKVVVTVDSTVSDAAIAKIKSSVPSTSQLTVKHTAGKFSKLLAGGAAIYTGGGRCSLGFNVRSGSTYYALTAGHCTNIGSTWYSNSSQSTVLGSTAGSSFPGNDYGIIRLSQAAPNDGRVTLYNGSYQDITSAGNASVGQRVTRSGSTSGVHTGTVQATNASVRYAEGTVSGLIQTNVCAEPGDSGGPLFAGSVALGTTSGGSGNCSSGGTTFFQPVTEALSVYGVSVY; this is encoded by the coding sequence GTGACCTTCAAGCGCTTTACCCCCCTCGACACGCTCTCCAGACGAGTCCGGCTCATCGCAGTCGCATCCGGCCTGGTGACCGCTGTCGCGCTTGCGGCCCCGACCGCCATGGCCCAGACCGCTCCCTCGGCAAGCGCCTCGACGCTGGCCGCGACGAGCAGCGCCGTCAGCGCCTCCGCCGCCCCCGGTACGGCCTGGTACACGGACGCGAAGACCGGCAAGGTCGTCGTCACCGTCGACAGCACCGTCTCCGACGCGGCCATCGCGAAGATCAAGAGCTCCGTCCCCAGCACCTCGCAGCTCACCGTCAAGCACACCGCCGGCAAGTTCAGCAAGCTGCTGGCCGGCGGCGCGGCCATCTACACCGGCGGCGGCCGCTGCTCGCTCGGCTTCAACGTCCGCAGCGGCAGCACGTACTACGCCCTGACGGCGGGCCACTGCACCAACATCGGCTCGACCTGGTACAGCAACTCGTCGCAGAGCACGGTGCTCGGCAGCACCGCGGGCTCCAGCTTCCCCGGCAACGACTACGGCATCATCCGGCTCAGCCAGGCTGCGCCGAACGACGGCCGTGTCACCCTCTACAACGGCTCCTACCAGGACATCACGTCGGCGGGCAACGCCTCCGTGGGTCAGCGCGTGACCCGCAGCGGCTCGACCTCGGGCGTGCACACCGGCACGGTCCAGGCCACGAACGCCAGCGTCCGCTACGCCGAGGGCACCGTCTCCGGCCTCATCCAGACCAACGTCTGCGCCGAGCCCGGCGACAGCGGCGGTCCGCTCTTCGCCGGCAGCGTGGCGCTGGGCACCACCTCCGGCGGCAGCGGCAACTGCTCCTCCGGCGGCACCACGTTCTTCCAGCCGGTGACCGAGGCCCTCAGCGTGTACGGGGTCAGCGTCTACTAG
- a CDS encoding GAF domain-containing protein, with the protein MKDVPLDLSRLTALDSAQATRLLHQTRDAALAGERPAVAPRPLIDASWQRMSRLGVSPQQSLGGVPLEREELEHRRRTSELGELMRTLSAELTTLVDVAQQIMVVSDDAGRVLWREGSLGVLRRASGIRLEEGTTWSEGATGTNAIGTALAIRRPVQVHSGEHFVRTLHSWTCAAAPVHDPRDGRLLGVVDVSGPATGFHPTTLGLVTSVARLAESEMREGHRRAVERLRSVAAPILCRVGGRAMAVDRHGWTAAVTGMPPTDRVPLPKSLRAGRIWHPAFGTCTVEALPGGWLLRIDEGPGPGETAQPSRVVLDLSRPHSWTVAVSGPAGSWTQELTPRHAELLYVLATRREGRTAAELASDVFGDPTRTVTVRAEMSRVRRHLSGVLAHRPYRFSDEVEVEVVPPCDPAGLLPHSTAPAVLGARLRGGA; encoded by the coding sequence ATGAAGGACGTACCGCTCGACCTGTCCCGGCTGACCGCCCTGGACAGTGCCCAGGCCACCCGTCTGCTCCATCAGACCCGGGACGCGGCGCTCGCCGGTGAGCGTCCCGCCGTCGCGCCACGACCGCTGATCGACGCGTCGTGGCAGCGGATGTCACGGCTCGGGGTCAGCCCGCAGCAGTCCCTCGGCGGGGTTCCGCTGGAGCGTGAGGAGCTGGAGCACCGCAGGCGTACGTCGGAGCTGGGCGAGCTGATGCGCACGCTCAGCGCCGAACTCACCACCCTGGTCGACGTGGCGCAGCAGATCATGGTCGTCTCGGACGACGCGGGCCGGGTGCTGTGGCGCGAGGGCAGCCTCGGTGTGCTGCGCAGGGCCAGCGGCATCCGGCTTGAGGAGGGCACCACGTGGTCGGAGGGCGCCACGGGGACCAACGCGATCGGTACGGCGCTGGCGATCCGCCGGCCCGTACAGGTCCACTCGGGCGAGCATTTCGTGCGGACGCTGCACTCGTGGACCTGTGCGGCGGCCCCGGTGCACGACCCGCGGGACGGGCGGCTGCTCGGGGTGGTCGACGTGAGCGGTCCCGCGACCGGTTTCCATCCGACGACGCTGGGTCTGGTGACGTCGGTCGCGCGGCTCGCGGAGAGCGAGATGCGCGAAGGGCACCGGCGCGCCGTCGAGCGGCTGCGGTCGGTGGCCGCGCCGATCCTGTGCCGGGTGGGCGGCCGGGCCATGGCCGTCGACCGGCACGGCTGGACGGCGGCGGTCACCGGTATGCCGCCGACGGACCGGGTGCCGCTGCCGAAGTCGCTGCGGGCCGGCCGGATCTGGCATCCGGCGTTCGGGACGTGCACGGTCGAAGCGCTGCCCGGCGGCTGGCTGTTGCGGATCGACGAGGGACCGGGGCCCGGCGAAACGGCGCAGCCGAGCCGGGTGGTCCTGGACCTGAGCCGGCCGCACAGCTGGACGGTCGCGGTGTCCGGGCCCGCCGGCAGCTGGACGCAGGAGCTGACTCCGCGCCATGCCGAGCTGCTGTACGTCCTGGCCACGCGCCGCGAGGGACGCACGGCAGCGGAGCTGGCGTCGGACGTGTTCGGCGACCCGACCCGCACGGTGACGGTGCGGGCCGAGATGTCACGGGTGCGGCGCCATCTCTCGGGGGTGCTGGCGCACCGCCCGTACCGGTTCAGCGACGAGGTCGAGGTGGAGGTGGTGCCGCCCTGCGACCCCGCGGGGCTGCTGCCGCACTCGACGGCCCCGGCCGTGCTGGGCGCGCGGCTGCGCGGGGGCGCGTGA
- a CDS encoding response regulator transcription factor, translating into MHTILVVDDDPTVSEVVTGYLERAGFAVDRAADGPEALRLAAGNPPALVVLDLMLPGMDGLEVCRRLRASAAVPVIMLTARGDEDDRILGLEIGADDYVTKPFSPRELVLRVESVLRRGTHARQGGAAGPELRSGGLTLDPAARSATKDGSPLALTLREFELLAHLMTHPGLAIAREQLMHDVWGWEFGDLSTVTVHVRRLRGKIEDDPARPRLIRTVWGVGYRFDAPPEQPAGEPFEQRAGQSAEQRTEQPTDRS; encoded by the coding sequence ATGCACACCATCCTGGTCGTCGACGACGACCCGACCGTCTCCGAGGTCGTCACCGGCTATCTGGAACGGGCCGGCTTCGCCGTCGACCGGGCCGCCGACGGGCCCGAGGCGCTGCGGCTGGCGGCGGGGAACCCGCCCGCGCTGGTCGTCCTCGATCTGATGCTGCCCGGCATGGACGGTCTTGAGGTGTGCCGGCGGCTGCGGGCGAGCGCCGCCGTGCCCGTCATCATGCTGACCGCGCGCGGCGACGAGGACGACCGCATCCTCGGTCTGGAGATAGGGGCCGACGACTACGTCACCAAGCCCTTCAGTCCGCGCGAACTCGTGCTGCGCGTCGAGTCGGTGCTGCGCCGCGGCACCCACGCCCGGCAGGGCGGCGCCGCCGGGCCCGAGCTGCGCTCCGGCGGGCTGACCCTCGACCCCGCGGCCCGCAGCGCCACCAAGGACGGCAGCCCGCTGGCGCTGACCCTGCGCGAGTTCGAACTGCTCGCGCACCTGATGACGCACCCGGGGCTCGCCATCGCCAGGGAGCAGCTGATGCACGACGTGTGGGGCTGGGAGTTCGGCGATCTGTCGACGGTCACCGTCCATGTGCGGCGGCTGCGCGGCAAGATCGAGGACGATCCGGCGAGGCCCCGGCTGATCCGGACGGTCTGGGGGGTCGGCTACCGCTTCGACGCACCGCCCGAGCAGCCGGCCGGGGAGCCCTTCGAGCAGCGCGCGGGGCAGTCCGCCGAGCAGCGCACCGAGCAGCCCACCGACAGGAGCTGA
- a CDS encoding acyl-CoA dehydrogenase family protein: protein MAATTHTVTNQVPPLVGYDVFAADRALAEAVGRHLAPDLLDTAEEELTTLGLAAGSAQAQQWATQANENPPKLRTHDRYGNRIDEVDFHPAWHRLLGHAVTAGLTDAWSRPGGHLRRAAGFLVWSQAEAGHGCPVSMTHAAVPALRTDPALAAEWEPKLLSHSYEPDLLPAGQKPGVLFGMGMTEKQGGSDVRANTTAARPLDAAGEYLLTGHKWFCSAPMSDGFLVLAQAPEGLTCFLLPRVLPDGERNTFRIQRLKDKLGNRSNASGEVEFDDTWARRVGDEGRGVRTIIEMVAATRLDCVLGGAALMRQAVAQAVHHATYRTAFGGELVDKPLMRNVLADLALESEAATTLAMRLASAYDRSYGSTGSVEAGQERAFLRLAVPIAKYWVTKRTTPLVAEALECLGGNGYVEESGMPRLLREAPLNSIWEGSGNVQALDVLRALQREPDAVNAFLTEVGKARGADHRLDGAIKDLLTELADLNGIETRARRLVERMALVLQGSLLVRWAPPQVADAFCASRLGGDWGAAFGTLPYGLDLAPVVERARPVAP, encoded by the coding sequence ATGGCAGCCACCACTCACACAGTGACCAACCAGGTCCCGCCCCTGGTGGGGTACGACGTATTCGCCGCCGACCGGGCGCTGGCCGAGGCCGTCGGGCGCCATCTCGCGCCGGACCTCCTCGACACGGCCGAGGAGGAGCTGACGACGCTCGGTCTCGCCGCGGGATCGGCGCAGGCGCAGCAGTGGGCGACGCAGGCCAACGAGAACCCGCCGAAGCTGCGCACCCACGACAGGTACGGCAACAGAATCGACGAGGTCGACTTCCATCCGGCCTGGCACCGGCTGCTCGGGCACGCGGTGACCGCCGGTCTGACGGACGCCTGGAGCAGGCCGGGCGGCCATCTGCGGCGCGCGGCCGGGTTCCTCGTCTGGTCGCAGGCCGAGGCCGGCCACGGCTGCCCGGTGTCGATGACGCACGCGGCCGTGCCGGCGCTGCGCACCGATCCCGCGCTCGCGGCGGAGTGGGAGCCGAAGCTCCTCTCGCACAGCTACGAGCCCGACCTGCTGCCCGCCGGGCAGAAGCCGGGGGTGCTCTTCGGGATGGGCATGACGGAGAAGCAGGGCGGCAGCGACGTACGGGCCAACACGACGGCCGCCCGGCCGCTGGACGCGGCGGGCGAGTATCTGCTCACCGGGCACAAGTGGTTCTGTTCCGCGCCGATGTCCGACGGGTTCCTGGTGCTGGCGCAGGCACCGGAGGGGCTGACCTGTTTCCTGCTGCCGCGGGTGCTGCCCGACGGGGAGCGCAACACGTTCCGGATCCAGCGGCTCAAGGACAAGCTGGGCAACCGCTCGAACGCGTCGGGCGAGGTCGAGTTCGACGACACGTGGGCGCGCCGGGTCGGCGACGAGGGGCGCGGGGTGCGCACCATCATCGAGATGGTGGCGGCGACCCGGCTCGACTGCGTGCTCGGGGGCGCGGCGCTGATGCGGCAGGCCGTGGCGCAGGCGGTGCACCACGCGACGTACCGCACCGCGTTCGGGGGCGAGTTGGTCGACAAGCCGCTGATGCGCAACGTCCTGGCCGATCTGGCGCTGGAGTCGGAGGCGGCGACGACGCTCGCGATGCGGCTCGCCTCGGCGTACGACCGGTCGTACGGCTCGACGGGCAGCGTCGAGGCCGGGCAGGAGCGGGCGTTCCTGCGGCTGGCCGTGCCGATCGCCAAGTACTGGGTGACGAAGCGAACGACGCCGCTGGTCGCGGAGGCCCTGGAGTGTCTGGGCGGCAACGGCTACGTGGAGGAGTCCGGCATGCCGCGGCTGCTGCGCGAGGCGCCGCTCAACTCGATCTGGGAGGGCTCGGGCAATGTGCAGGCGCTCGACGTGCTGCGGGCGTTGCAGCGTGAACCGGATGCGGTGAACGCGTTCCTGACGGAGGTGGGCAAGGCGCGCGGCGCCGACCACCGTCTCGACGGGGCGATCAAGGACCTGCTGACGGAACTGGCCGACCTGAACGGGATCGAGACAAGGGCGCGCAGGCTGGTGGAGCGGATGGCGCTGGTACTCCAGGGGTCGCTGCTGGTGCGCTGGGCGCCGCCGCAGGTGGCCGACGCGTTCTGCGCCTCACGGCTCGGCGGGGACTGGGGCGCGGCCTTCGGCACCCTGCCGTACGGGCTCGATCTGGCCCCGGTGGTGGAGCGGGCGCGGCCCGTCGCGCCGTGA